CTCCCAGTCAATtctcccttgttttcaaatccctccatggcctcgtccctccctgtgtctgtcatctcctccagccccacaaccccctgagatatctgtacagttctgatcctggactcttgtacacccccaattctaattactccgccatggttttaagttccctcggccccaagcactgaattccctccctaaagctccctgtctccacctcacttaccTCCTTGAAGACTCTCTTCAAAACTCacgtctttgaccaagtttttggtcacctgccctaatatctccttttgtgtctgggtgcctcactttgttttataatgttcctgtgaagttgactgggatgatttctgatgttaaaggtgctatataaatagaagttgttgttgttgactgtaaccctgacctcctgttttacaaaatcccattggtttcacaacaaactctgtctctgatgttttgccccttgcgggtttgcagcctctataaagacggcggccgttaactcaggcctgtcaccgggagcaggccgcagctgtccccccgctcgatgcaaacccgggcccggaaacttcttattggggtttggagcctccaccgggtttcagtgaaacctcccagccgagtccagcatcggcactgcgcatgctccagctcacaatgcccaggAAGTGATTGGCGGCAGttctggaccaataggaagagaggggtgggcctggaaGACCGATTGTTTGCAGCAGGTCATCCAACCAATCGGAGTAAATCAGGGGCGGGGCTGAGCACCTTCTCCCACGTGATtgggcatgcgcagtggcgatgATAGCTGAGGATTCAGCAGTCGGGTGGAAATCGTCCACTGGTCAGATCCGCTCGGTAAGTCATGAGAAATGGATAGAGCCGGTGGATGGGCCGGGAGGCTTCAAAAACACTCCGTGTAGGCTGCAAGTCCCGAATACGAAGCTCGGATACGGCAGCTCAACCGGCGAAAGCTGCTCTGCCTTTTCCCGAGACAGGCCCGGGTTGACGAAGTGTGCGGCAGTGCGCATGCGTTGTGACCGAGAGCTTTTGCCCCGCCTCCCATTCGCTCTCATTGGCTGGAGGACAAGCCTCTCTTGTTCGGtcttccagccccgccccctcttcctattggcccGACtccgccgtcaatcagtccccgggcattgtgagctggagcaaacccttcaccatcattgtcagctccctggtttgcagctgcggagcttctccctcccgggaacaggcccaggttaacgggcaccatcctgcttcagacagtggaggatggttcacatcagaggagggGGACAAGAAATAGAGGAAagcgatggtgagatgggtttggatttcagcccagggaggagggagagtgtgtgggacggggattaaaagctttgggggaacaagagaggaaaaatgttccagagaaactagaattgcctgttcagaatttctatcctgtattgacaatgatgacttttgtaacatgagagattatagctctcaggaaagattaaatggagtgGGGCCTTTTTTCTATCGACAACAACAAATTAAGCAGTGACCTGCTATAAATCTTTTACATTATCAGTAGTTTGGAGAcgatgtgagagagtgaccatcaataaacaagtcgTAAATACAAGAAAATTTACGAATAAATCCAAGGGGACAATCCGGACAAAATTATTTATCacaggttcagaatgtgcaactcattaccatggaaaggagttgaggaaagtgctgagatgttttcaaaaggaaacgggacaagcacatgagagaaaatggaatcgaaaatcagttgaaaggctgagatttgataggtggGACAGTCGGAGATGTGTGTAGAGTATGgccagcagcagaatctgtgacagaatggcctgtttttgtcttgtatattcacagtatttcaatgtaatcttttacagaatatttgcagatgcaaacatgttgagatctgacagagtcacttgattcatcaggacctgcCTTTCAACGTGGacagagaaatgtttgtctgttttgtctttggGAAAAACATTCAAAAATCTCTgtcattggaaaagcaccgagacacagacatcaaAGTAATTTTccagttagctggaactgagctttaaccaatcacacagcatgaaaatAAATTTCAGCATTTACGTCAGGGAGtcaccgtactcaggcttcaagTGATGACCCAAACTGGAGAGACATAAGGAAATTTGGGCCAAAggaatccagaagcagcaattggactttcagccccgtgagcctgatctgatagtgacctccaatctgcatcccacctacacctgataacttgtcgataaccatggagaaaccgtggaaatgtggggactgtgggttgGGATGCTATTccccgtctgaattggaaactcatcgacgtattcacactggagaaaggccattcacctgctccgtatgtgggaagggattcgctaaaTCATCCAACCACATCACACACCAGCATGTTCatactgaccagagaccgtttaaatgtgctgactgtgagaggagctttaaaagcagaaataatttgcggatacatcaacgcactcacactggggagaggccgttctcctgctctgtgtgtgggaagggattcactcagtcatctcacCTCCTgaaacaccaacttgttcatactgatcagagaccttttaaatgtgctggctGTGAGAAGATCTTTAAAAGCAGAATAAATTTACtgatacaccaacgcactcacactggggaatggcctttcacctgctccgtgtgtgggaagggatttaatgctttatcaaacctccggactcaccatcaggtccactctgatcagagaccttttaaatgtgcagactgtgagaagaactttaaaagcagaaataatttactgagacaccaacgaactcacactggggagaggctgttcacctgctccatgtgtgggaagggattcacttgtacATCCCACCTTCTgaaacaccaacttgttcacactgaccaGAGACCGTTGAAATGTGCTgaatgtgaaaagagctttaaaagcagaatggatttactgacacatcaacgcactcacactggggagaggccattcatctgtctggaatgtgggaagggatttaatgctttATCAAACCTCCGGTCTCACCATCtggttcactctgaccagagaccttttaaatgtgctgactgtgagaagagctttaaaagcagaattaatttactgatacatcaacgcactcacactggggagaggccattcacctgctccatgtgtgggaagggattcactcggtcatcacaccTCCTGAGACATCAACTTCTTCATACTGGTCAGAGACCGttgaaatgtgctgactgtgaaaagagctttaaaagtaaaaaggatttagtgatacatcaacgcactcacactggggagaggccgttcacctgctccgtgtgtgggaagggattcacatgttcatcccagcttctgagacaccagcgaggtcacactgggcggagaccgtacacttgccccgtgtgtgacaagaaattcactcagtcatcccacttgaatagacaccaacttgttcatactgaacagaaaccttttaaatggtctgattgtgaaaagagatttaaaagtaaaccgaattgctgaaacaccagcgagttcacgctgaatCGTACAGAAtcgtagcatttacagtgcagaaggagagcattcggcatatcgagtgcaccggcccttgcaaagagcaccttacttaagcccatacctccaacctaacccataaccccacctcacctttttggacactaagggcaatttagcatggccaatccatctaacctgcacatctttggactgtggggggaaaccggaggaaactcacacagacactggaacaacgcgcagacagtgacccaagccgggaatcaaacctgggaccctggagatgtgaagcaacagtgctaaccactgtgctaccgtgtggcctTCATGTGGGAGCGGTACTGGGAGAGGCTGTTCAACTGCTCTGTgagtgggaggagattcactcagtcagacaacctgcacagacatcagcaagttcaccgacaacagcagggtttggattcagctgttgttgctgctgttagtcacatccaggactgaatgatgcctggacgtccATTCCAGTGGGGCTTCACAGTGTTCCGGTATATGTCAATGATTTAGATTGAAATGTGTGCACTAGAATTAGACAAAAGTTGCTgatgtgttttagacaatgagggagaaagccatggactgggtcaggtggacagaaaggtgttgaatggaaatttagataatgagaggttaggaacacacttcagttaactcccgataaaaataaggtcacttcaggaGAATGGAAAAAACGgattggtggggaagctacaaataatactttttaaaaaaattcagagtacccacttattatgtttttccaattaaggggcaatttagcgtggccaatccacctaacctgcacatccttgggttgtgggggtgaaacccatgcagacacgtggagaatgcgcaaactccacatggacagtaacccagggccaggattcaaacccgggtcctcatcgccgtagtcccagtgcttacCACTGCTCCACATGCTGCCTTAGCTACAAATAATTCTCataactttattgaacagttctcaaatggaaaggcacttgaccacattaaaagtaaggatctgcaatagacatttgatctagcaagtcatatttagggcaagGTTATAAACCGAGGGCATTCATTTAAAGTAATAAGAAGCAATGCTGAGCAAGGCTTGGAGAGtccgcaaagaagtggcagatggaatacagtgtggaaaagtgtgaggttatggactttggaaggaggcacagactattttctaaatggggaaatgctgaggaaatctcaAGCACGAAGatcgttcaagattctcttcaggttaatgtgcaggttcaatcggcagttaggaaggcaaatgcaatgtattcaagtcgagagggctagaatacaagaccagggatgtaattctgaggttgtataaggctctgatcagaccccatttggattattatgagcagttttggtccccttatctaaggaagaatgtgttggctttggaaaaggtccagaggaggtttacaagaatgatccctggaatgaagagcttgtcggctGAGGAAcgcttgaggattctgggtctgtactcgttggagtttagaaggttatgggggatcttattaaaacttatgggatactgcgaggcctgggtagagtggacatggagaagatgtttgcacttgtgggaaaaactagaagcagaggacacaatctcagactaaatgggcgatcctttaaaacagagtaagaagtctcacaacaccaggttaaagtccaacaggtttgttttgactcATTAGCTTTaggggcacagttccttcctcaggtgatgaggaggaattaaaacagatgagggggaatttcttcatccagagggtggtgaatctgtggaagtctttgccacagaatgccgtggaggccaaatcactgagtgtctttaagacagagatagataggttcttgttcaataaggggatcaggagttatggggagaaggcaggagaatggagatgagaaaaatatcagccatgattgaatggcggagcagatttgatgggccgagtggcctaattctgttcctatgtcttacgatgtgaagaaaaacattctgtgctgcacatgggatcatgaatgcactgctcaaaaatgtggtggaggcagattcaattgatgccttGAAAATAATTGGACAAGTATCTGTTACTGTCAGAtgagccatgaccttattaaatggtggagcagactgggctgaatagccaactcctTGGTCATCTGTTCACATTCtttgaggagaaaaatatctgcagagttcagggccaatgacaggGGATTGTGTCTGTTGCAGAAAGTTGACACAGATACAATTTGTTGAGtgcctttgttttgtgctgtcacctttctatgccactgtgttatgagggaaatgcagtgcaccaatgcaggagaggcagattgctccctcgatttggattggatttgtttattgtcacgtgcaccgaggtacagtgaaaattattattctgcgagcagctcaacagatcatttcctACATGAAAATAAAGTaaactaaaaagaaaatacataatggggcaacacaaggtacacaatgttaaTATAGACAAAGGCATAGAgtgcagcatacaggagtgtagtattaatcaggtcagtccatcagagggtcgtttaggagtctggtaatagctgtTTTGAAtcagttcgtgcgtgttctcagacttttgtatctcctgcccgatggaagaagttggaagagtgagtaagctgggtgggaggggtctttgattctgctgcccgctttcccaagacagcgggaggtgtgggtagagtcaatggatgggaggcaggtttgtgtgatggactgggctgtgttcactactctctgaagtttcttgtggtcttgggccgagcagttgccataccaggctgtgatgcagccagataggatgctttctgaggtgcatctgtaa
This portion of the Scyliorhinus torazame isolate Kashiwa2021f chromosome 5, sScyTor2.1, whole genome shotgun sequence genome encodes:
- the LOC140419289 gene encoding uncharacterized protein, which translates into the protein MEKPWKCGDCGLGCYSPSELETHRRIHTGERPFTCSVCGKGFAKSSNHITHQHVHTDQRPFKCADCERSFKSRNNLRIHQRTHTGERPFSCSVCGKGFTQSSHLLKHQLVHTDQRPFKCAGCEKIFKSRINLLIHQRTHTGEWPFTCSVCGKGFNALSNLRTHHQVHSDQRPFKCADCEKNFKSRNNLLRHQRTHTGERLFTCSMCGKGFTCTSHLLKHQLVHTDQRPLKCAECEKSFKSRMDLLTHQRTHTGERPFICLECGKGFNALSNLRSHHLVHSDQRPFKCADCEKSFKSRINLLIHQRTHTGERPFTCSMCGKGFTRSSHLLRHQLLHTGQRPLKCADCEKSFKSKKDLVIHQRTHTGERPFTCSVCGKGFTCSSQLLRHQRGHTGRRPYTCPVCDKKFTQSSHLNRHQLVHTEQKPFKWSDCEKRFKSKPNC